A window from Kluyveromyces lactis strain NRRL Y-1140 chromosome E complete sequence encodes these proteins:
- the FET4 gene encoding Fet4p (similar to uniprot|P40988 Saccharomyces cerevisiae YMR319C FET4 Low-affinity Fe(II) transporter of the plasma membrane), with protein MGKISEFFGNPGYRTDVHQKVPISSTRTVDGLQKISDNDPGHLVEVETSYSSSSVVVGELEVEENGDISTSIGFTGLEKNRTDIILDWLVELAGSQIMFVIMMAILVGWIIAGIITSGSYDWQVVMDDGQSIQSYVWDTLLMRQQLMSAHEHMCICAELGSRVTVFKKLLTRIIDQSEEKNTKAVDHMPEIYEVTADLEDSSWYDKLASTVSRVLGSWYSIVIYWCGIIAWVGCGALTIDAGNTPPYTGRTSGSNPEMAKFGNLWQMYINTATAVILYLTTVFLQNIRARHDIFVAKYIREIFAMDLKIDSLLRKHSNDYTTEADVVTVEAQKRSRGEIWIDWYGDIIGTGVGVLIGILVFTAWIVVGHPMGWSDNWWLIIGTYTGLVGFFDGFVIRQNYFRIVKSEKENYENVIADDFELFSILGIPCPEHLAEVPLDENRSVTYRVSVYINRICSSQLSVLASIIFIIALICIASALKWNETGQLLANTPTMIIEGFFLLILLQAHNWADTTRRGEISLLYNRRNFLFAYLQNRFGEKSQEVKT; from the coding sequence ATGGGTAAAATATCTGAATTTTTCGGGAACCCTGGGTATCGCACGGATGTTCATCAAAAAGTGCCAATTTCTTCTACGCGGACCGTTGACGGCCTCCAGAAGATTTCTGATAATGACCCTGGCCATTTGGTAGAAGTAGAGACTTCttattcatcatcatctgtCGTAGTGGGAGAGcttgaagttgaagaaaatggtgATATTTCCACGTCAATCGGTTTCACTGGTTTGGAAAAAAACAGAACTGATATAATATTGGATTGGTTGGTGGAACTTGCCGGTTCGCAAATAATGTTTGTTATTATGATGGCCATTCTTGTTGGTTGGATAATTGCCGGTATCATTACGTCTGGTTCCTATGATTGGCAGGTTGTCATGGATGACGGACAGTCGATCCAAAGTTATGTATGGGACACTTTATTGATGAGACAACAATTAATGTCCGCACATGAGCATATGTGTATTTGTGCTGAGTTAGGTTCTAGAGTCACCGTGTTCAAAAAATTGCTCACGCGGATCATTGATCAGTCGGAAGAGAAAAACACTAAGGCTGTGGATCACATGCCAGAGATCTATGAAGTTACCGCGGATTTGGAAGATAGTTCGTGGTACGACAAGTTGGCATCTACTGTCAGTAGAGTTCTTGGTTCGTGGTATTCCATCGTTATATACTGGTGTGGTATCATTGCTTGGGTCGGCTGCGGTGCTTTGACCATAGACGCTGGAAATACCCCTCCATACACTGGCAGAACTAGCGGCAGTAACCCAGAAATGGCAAAATTCGGCAACTTGTGGCAAATGTATATCAATACTGCAACAGCGGTTATTTTATATTTGACCACTGTTTTCTTACAGAACATCAGAGCGAGGCATGATATTTTCGTTGCGAAATACATTAGGGAGATCTTCGCTATGGATCTTAAAATTGATTCACTCTTGAGAAAACACTCTAATGATTACACTACCGAAGCTGATGTTGTGACTGTCGAAGCTCAAAAGAGAAGTAGGGGCGAGATTTGGATTGACTGGTACGGTGACATTATCGGTACTGGTGTCGGTGTCCTCATCGGTATTCTTGTCTTCACTGCATGGATTGTAGTCGGTCATCCGATGGGGTGGAGTGATAATTGGTGGTTAATTATCGGTACATATACAGGTTTGGTTGGATTTTTTGATGGTTTTGTCATCAGACAAAACTATTTCCGAATCGTGAAGagtgaaaaggaaaactaTGAAAATGTGATAGCTGATGATTTCGAATTGTTCTCCATCTTGGGGATTCCATGTCCCGAACATCTAGCAGAAGTACCACTTGATGAAAACAGATCAGTCACCTACAGAGTGTCTGTGTACATCAACAGAATTTGTTCGAGCCAACTCAGTGTCTTGGCATctatcatcttcattatcgCCCTAATATGTATTGCATCCGCATTAAAATGGAACGAAACGGGCCAATTGCTCGCAAATACACCTACCATGATAATCGAGggcttcttcttgttgatCTTATTACAAGCGCATAATTGGGCAGATACTACACGAAGGGGCGAGATATCGTTGTTGTACAACAGAAGGAATTTCTTATTCGCATATTTGCAGAATAGGTTTGGCGAAAAGTCTCAAGAAGTCAAGACATAA
- a CDS encoding uncharacterized protein (some similarities with uniprot|P38894 Saccharomyces cerevisiae YHR211W): MPNLALFTCWLILSSCLYQKADAIRGCNGAGRVSSAGFHVDYYHYPMKYVGGTDCYDVDPTYGSTDYQQGGYKTYGGGYIGSSDGVTNVTFGMTIQTARCYSIINGNLPAAFNYPETIALSNFTMVLSGYFYARMTGDYQFLLNNVDEAAYGSIGAGNAFDCCQKSDTISNPTTFDFGVTSSSVTVSMQAGVFYPLRVLYLNARGNLAMQFQFVDPNGLQHPTFNGYIFNFPDDSSGNGCPIIDATTTEPWTQTFTSTYTTETACEVADGSSTTEVLVVVKTPVVQTATTTYTPWTGATTNSIGTGTVTETGSDGIPTVKTIYTVETPEVQTATTVYTGWTGEYTSTFATDLTTVTGSDGIPTITTIYSVKTTAEPESTYSSGFDSSTTSKVTISDNTSIEPTYSLSTVSTSHNDSQSQSVTVTTDDSESGSATATGTDNGNESGTGSASVTGTDNGTGNESGTGSGSGSATTTGSGNESGSGSATGTDNGTGNESSTGSGSGSATTTGSGNESGSGSATGTGNESNSASATGTDNGTGNESGSASVTGTDNGTGNESGTGSGSGSATSTGSGNESGSGSATGTGNESGSASVTGTDNGTGNESGSASVTGTDNGTGNESGTGSGSGSATSTGSGNESGSGSATGTGNESGSASVTGTDNGTGNESGSASVTGTDNGTGNESGTGSGSGSATTTGSGNESGSGSATGTDNGTGSGSGSATSTGSGNESGSGSATGTGNESNSASATGTDNGTGSGSGSATSTGSGNESGTGSGSGSATTTGSGNESGSGSATGTDNGTGSGSGSATSTGSGNESGSGSATGTDNGTGSGSGTVTTTGSGNESGSGSATGTGNESGSGSATGTDNGTGNESGTGSGSGSVTSTGSGNESGSGSATGTGNESNSASVTGTDNGTGSGSGSATSTGSGNESSTGSGSGSATSTGSGNESGSGSATGTGNESGSASVTGTDNGTGNESGTGSGSGSATSTGSGDESGSGSATGTDNGTGSGSGSATTTGSGNESGSGSATGTGNESGSASATGTDNVSSPDGSDISQIEPTSSLCIITTTRNGVTTVYRTTCPIDTTVTEKTSLESQSSKLVDESSTIDLSIPIESTKDGMSSTEKFPNTGINNDEASSTNSTTATTATNNNSGHSVDITTTSDVSNETGTAHKQNGSSTEKQTVNFSSSSSSSSASSSSISEVVSLYEDNAVKLLGTPFIAAILALL; the protein is encoded by the coding sequence ATGCCAAATTTAGCTTTATTCACATGTTGGCTCATCCTTTCCTCCTGTTTGTATCAGAAAGCAGATGCCATTCGTGGTTGTAATGGTGCCGGTAGAGTCAGTTCTGCAGGTTTCCATGTTGACTATTACCACTATCCAATGAAGTATGTTGGGGGTACTGACTGTTACGACGTCGATCCCACTTACGGATCAACCGATTACCAACAAGGCGGTTACAAAACATATGGCGGTGGGTACATCGGCTCAAGTGATGGGGTAACGAATGTGACTTTCGGTATGACAATTCAGACCGCTCGCTGCTACAGTATCATCAACGGTAACTTGCCCGCTGCGTTCAACTATCCTGAGACAATCGCGCTGTCTAATTTCACCATGGTTTTATCAGGATACTTTTATGCTCGTATGACCGGTGATTACCAGTTCCTGCTCAATAACGTTGATGAAGCTGCCTATGGTAGTATTGGAGCTGGCAATGCCTTCGATTGTTGTCAAAAATCTGACACTATTTCGAACCCAACAACATTCGATTTCGGTGTTACAAGCTCTAGTGTTACTGTTAGCATGCAAGCTGGGGTTTTCTATCCATTAAGGGTGTTATATCTCAACGCACGAGGCAATCTTGCTATGCAGTTCCAATTTGTGGACCCAAATGGTCTCCAGCATCCGACATTCAACGGTTACATCTTCAACTTTCCGGACGACTCATCTGGAAATGGTTGTCCAATTATTGACGCTACCACTACCGAGCCATGGACGCAAACATTCACTTCGACATACACGACAGAAACGGCATGCGAAGTTGCTGATGGGTCAAGCACTACTGAAGTATTGGTTGTTGTTAAAACTCCAGTAGTCCAAACTGCCACAACCACCTACACCCCATGGACCGGTGCTACTACCAACAGTATTGGTACTGGAACTGTCACAGAGACCGGGTCAGATGGTATCCCAACCGTGAAGACAATCTACACTGTTGAGACCCCAGAGGTTCAAACTGCTACCACCGTATATACTGGCTGGACTGGCGAATATACCAGCACTTTTGCAACTGATCTTACGACAGTCACTGGTTCAGATGGTATTCCGACAATAACAACCATTTACTCGGTTAAAACAACAGCAGAACCTGAATCGACCTACAGTAGTGGATTCGATAGCTCTACTACATCGAAAGTAACCATTTCTGACAACACTTCAATAGAACCAACATATTCTTTAAGTACTGTCAGTACTTCTCACAATGACAGTCAATCCCAATCAGTCACAGTAACTACCGATGATAGTGAATCTGGCTCAGCTACCGCAACAGGAACTGACaatggtaatgaatctggtaCTGGGTCTGCTTCGGTCACGGGTACTGACAATGGTAccggtaatgaatctggtaCTGGGTCTGGTTCAGGCTCAGCTACCACCACAGGCtctggtaatgaatctggttcAGGTTCTGCAACGGGTACTGACAATGGTActggtaatgaatctaGTACTGGGTCTGGTTCAGGCTCAGCTACCACCACAGGTtctggtaatgaatctggttcAGGTTCTGCAACGGGTACCGGTAATGAATCTAATTCTGCTTCCGCCACGGGTACTGACAATGGTAccggtaatgaatctggttctGCTTCGGTCACGGGTACTGACAATGGTAccggtaatgaatctggtaCTGGGTCTGGTTCAGGCTCAGCTACCTCCACAGGTtctggtaatgaatctggttcAGGTTCTGCAACGGGTAccggtaatgaatctggttctGCTTCGGTCACGGGTACTGACAATGGTAccggtaatgaatctggttctGCTTCGGTCACGGGTACTGACAATGGTAccggtaatgaatctggtaCTGGGTCTGGTTCAGGCTCAGCTACCTCCACAGGTtctggtaatgaatctggttcAGGTTCTGCAACGGGTAccggtaatgaatctggttctGCTTCGGTCACGGGTACTGACAATGGTAccggtaatgaatctggttctGCTTCGGTCACGGGTACTGACAATGGTAccggtaatgaatctggtaCTGGGTCTGGTTCAGGCTCAGCTACCACCACAGGCtctggtaatgaatctggttcAGGTTCTGCAACGGGTACTGACAATGGTACTGGGTCTGGTTCAGGCTCAGCTACCTCCACAGGTtctggtaatgaatctggttcAGGTTCTGCAACGGGTACCGGTAATGAATCTAATTCTGCTTCCGCCACGGGTACTGACAATGGTACTGGGTCTGGTTCAGGCTCAGCTACCTCCACAGGTtctggtaatgaatctggtaCTGGGTCTGGTTCAGGCTCAGCTACCACCACAGGCtctggtaatgaatctggttcAGGTTCTGCAACGGGTACTGACAATGGTACTGGGTCTGGTTCAGGCTCAGCTACCTCCACAGGTtctggtaatgaatctggttcAGGTTCTGCAACGGGTACTGACAATGGTACTGGGTCTGGTTCAGGCACAGTTACCACCACAGGCtctggtaatgaatctggttcAGGTTCTGCAACGGGTAccggtaatgaatctggttcAGGTTCTGCAACGGGTACTGACAATGGTAccggtaatgaatctggtaCTGGGTCTGGTTCAGGCTCAGTTACCTCCACAGGTtctggtaatgaatctggttcAGGTTCTGCAACGGGTACCGGTAATGAATCTAATTCTGCTTCGGTCACGGGTACTGACAATGGTACTGGGTCTGGTTCAGGCTCAGCTACCTCCACAGGTtctggtaatgaatctaGTACTGGGTCTGGTTCAGGCTCAGCTACCTCCACAGGCtctggtaatgaatctggttcAGGTTCTGCAACGGGTAccggtaatgaatctggttctGCTTCGGTCACGGGTACTGACAATGGTAccggtaatgaatctggtaCTGGGTCTGGTTCAGGCTCAGCTACCTCCACAGGTTCTGGTGATGAATCTGGTTCAGGTTCTGCAACAGGTACTGACAATGGTACTGGGTCTGGTTCAGGCTCAGCTACCACCACAGGTtctggtaatgaatctggttcAGGTTCTGCGACAGGTAccggtaatgaatctggttctGCTTCCGCCACGGGTACTGACAATGTTTCCAGCCCCGATGGGTCtgatatttctcaaataGAGCCAACATCTTCCCTATGTATTATCACCACTACAAGAAATGGCGTCACTACTGTTTACAGGACCACTTGTCCTATTGATACCACTGTTACTGAGAAAACATCTCTAGAATCTCAATCCTCAAAGTTGGTAGATGAAAGTTCTACTATAGACCTCTCCATTCCTATAGAATCAACAAAGGATGGAATGTCTAGTACTGAAAAATTCCCTAATACAGGGATAAACAATGACGAGGCTTCTAGTACAAACTCAACCACTGCAACAACTGCAACTAATAATAATTCAGGTCATTCAGTTGATATCACTACCACGTCTGATGTGTCGAATGAGACTGGAACCGCCCATAAACAAAATGGCTCAAGCacagaaaaacaaacagtaaatttttcttcatcatcatcatcatcatcagcatcatcatcatctatATCTGAGGTGGTGTCATTATATGAGGATAATGCTGTCAAACTGCTTGGAACACCTTTCATAGCAGCAATTTTAGCATTATTATAA
- a CDS encoding uncharacterized protein (similar to uniprot|Q01896 Saccharomyces cerevisiae YDR039C ENA2 P-type ATPase sodium pump involved in Na efflux to allow salt tolerance likely not involved in Li efflux): MGTKSKEIPPDSPYARDDFHSLSVSRVETLLSTHINQGLNTTQIAERLGLIGENTLGDDSKINIKGIFISQICNAMIMVLIISMVISFAIKDWISGGVIAFVVFINVVIGAYQEYNASKTMNSLKSLSTPSAHVIRAGNDLTIESKELVPGDICIIRVGDTVPADLRLFEAINLETDEALLTGESLPVAKSHGEVYEQDTPVGDRLNLAFAASTVTKGRATGIVIKTALNTEIGKIAKSLKSEASLISRDKSKSFGRNLWITLRESIGTFLGTSVGTPLHRKLSQLAILLFVVAVIFAIVVMGTQKFKVNKQVAIYAICVALSMIPSSLVVVLTITMSAGAKVMATRHVIIRKLDSLEALGAVNDICSDKTGTLTQGKMIAKQVWIPQFGTINVQNSNEPFNPTIGEIQLIPKFSPYQYKHDDEEDVGMITDFKSKYYADELGPLNVSLFTQWLYTATLANIATVFRDPETQDWKAHGDPTEIAIQVFATRMDLPRRVLTGEDNDDEKNIHNDITFEHVAEYPFDSSVKRMSAIYKNVEEPKAPIYEVFTKGAFERVLQCCNSWYTTPDGSPQPLTEEDLETVQKNVDTLSSEGLRVLAFAKKTFNESQFTINKDKLLKERDFVENNLTFLGLVGIYDPPRRESLAAVKKCHLAGINVHMLTGDFPGTAKSIAQEVGILPHNLYHYPKEVVNFMVMTATDFDALSDKEIDELPVLPLVIARCAPQTKVRMIEALHRRNRFCAMTGDGVNDSPSLKIANVGIAMGINGSDVAKDASDIVLSDDNFASILNAVEEGRRMSDNIQKFVLQLLAENVAQALYLMVGLCFLDEEGFSVFPLSPVEVLWVIVVTSCFPAMGLGLEKANVDVMEKPPKDAKAVIFTWEVIVDMLVYGVIIAACCMACFVTVIYGTGDGNLGRGCNNGFDDSCRLVFKGRAAAFATMTWCALILAWEVVDMRRSFFMMNPETETPYTQVFKDVWSNQFLFWSIVGGFCSVFPVVYIPVINDKVFLHYDITYEWGFSLGFSLAFWAGAELYKYGKRRYFGSKDRVENPESDLEKRSVQDPFEQYTTSFTRINTFHNDEKTI, encoded by the coding sequence ATGGGCACCAAGTCTAAGGAGATTCCACCTGATTCTCCTTATGCAAGGGATGATTTCCATTCTTTAAGTGTGTCCCGAGTGGAAACGCTGTTATCCACACATATTAACCAGGGATTGAACACTACACAAATCGCGGAAAGATTGGGTCTAATAGGTGAAAATACTCTTGGGgatgattcaaaaattaataTTAAGGGCATTTTCATTAGTCAAATATGTAATGCCATGATTATGgtgttgataatttcaatgGTCATCTCGTTCGCCATCAAAGACTGGATTTCTGGTGGTGTGATTgcatttgttgttttcatcaacgtTGTTATAGGTGCATATCAAGAATATAACGCCTCGAAGACAATGAACTCATTGAAATCACTATCCACTCCGTCGGCCCATGTTATCAGGGCTGGTAATGATCTTACAATCGAGTCAAAAGAATTGGTGCCTGGTGATATCTGTATTATTAGGGTTGGCGATACAGTACCGGCCGATTTGAGGCTATTCGAAGCAATAAATTTGGAAACAGATGAGGCGCTATTGACTGGTGAATCCCTTCCAGTTGCTAAGTCTCACGGAGAAGTTTACGAACAAGATACGCCTGTTGGTGATCGTTTAAACCTTGCCTTCGCAGCATCTACAGTTACGAAGGGCAGAGCGACTGGTATTGTTATAAAGACAGCTTTGAACACTGAAATTGGTAAGATAGCGAAGTCGCTAAAGTCAGAGGCTTCGCTAATTTCAAGAGATAAGTCCAAGTCATTTGGACGAAACTTATGGATTACATTGAGAGAATCTATCGGCACGTTCCTGGGAACCAGCGTCGGTACCCCCTTGCACCGTAAGTTGTCTCAATTGGCTATTCTATTATTCGTGGTTGCAGTCATTTTCGCTATTGTCGTTATGGGTACTCAAAAGTTTAAGGTGAACAAACAAGTTGCCATCTATGCCATTTGTGTCGCACTTTCAATGATCCCATCGTCATTGGTCGTTGTTCTAACAATCACCATGTCTGCAGGCGCTAAAGTGATGGCAACTAGACATGTTATCATTCGTAAATTAGATTCTTTGGAGGCATTAGGTGCCGTTAACGACATTTGTTCTGACAAGACAGGTACTTTAACGCAAGGTAAAATGATTGCCAAACAAGTCTGGATTCCGCAATTTGGAACTATCAATGTCCAGAATTCCAATGAACCTTTCAATCCTACCATAGGTGAAATTCAGTTAATTCCCAAATTTTCTCCATATCAATACAAACATGATGACGAGGAAGATGTCGGTATGATAACggatttcaaatccaagtATTATGCTGATGAATTGGGTCCGCTAAATGTTTCATTATTCACTCAATGGTTATACACCGCTACATTGGCTAATATCGCTACTGTGTTCCGGGATCCCGAAACTCAAGATTGGAAAGCTCATGGTGACCCAACAGAAATCGCTATTCAAGTGTTCGCGACTAGAATGGATCTACCTAGGCGCGTACTAACTGGTGAAGACaacgatgatgaaaagaacattCACAATGATATCACTTTCGAGCATGTGGCCGAATATCCCTTCGATTCTAGCGTGAAGAGAATGTCCGCTATATATAAGAATGTGGAAGAGCCAAAAGCTCCAATTTACGAAGTGTTCACCAAGGGGGCCTTTGAGAGAGTGCTACAATGTTGCAACTCCTGGTATACCACTCCTGATGGCAGTCCACAACCCTTGACCGAAGAAGATCTGGAAACTGTTCAAAAGAATGTTGATACCTTATCAAGTGAGGGGCTAAGAGTGTTAGCTTTTGCCAAGAAAACCTTTAACGAATCACAATTTACTATCAACAAGGACAAACTATTGAAGGAACGTGACTTTGTCGAAAATAATCTAACATTTTTGGGATTAGTCGGTATATACGATCCACCAAGGCGCGAATCGCTTGCTGCTGTTAAAAAATGTCACCTAGCTGGTATCAACGTCCATATGTTGACAGGTGACTTCCCTGGTACTGCCAAGTCTATAGCTCAAGAAGTTGGCATCTTACCTCACAATTTATATCATTATCCAAAAGAAGTCGTTAATTTTATGGTTATGACAGCAACTGATTTCGACGCTTTGAGTGATAAGGAAATCGATGAGCTACCAGTTTTGCCCTTGGTTATTGCCCGTTGTGCACCACAAACTAAGGTACGCATGATCGAAGCCTTGCATCGTCGAAACAGGTTCTGTGCCATGACAGGAGATGGTGTGAACGATTCACCATCGTTGAAGATTGCCAATGTTGGTATTGCCATGGGAATCAATGGTTCTGACGTTGCGAAGGATGCGTCTGACATTGTGTTGAGCGATGATAACTTTGCTTCTATTTTAAATGCTGTAGAAGAAGGTAGAAGAATGAGCGATAACATCCAGAAATTCGTCCTACAACTTTTAGCAGAAAATGTGGCACAAGCTTTGTACTTGATGGTTGGTTTATGTTTTCTTGATGAGGAAGGGTTCTCAGTATTCCCATTATCTCCTGTCGAGGTTTTGTGGGTTATTGTTGTTACCTCATGTTTTCCAGCAATGGGTCTCGGTTTGGAGAAGGCTAATGTTGACGTGATGGAGAAGCCACCAAAGGATGCCAAAGCTGTTATATTCACGTGGGAAGTCATCGTCGATATGCTTGTCTATGGTGTAATTATTGCAGCATGTTGCATGGCATGTTTTGTCACGGTAATCTATGGTACTGGTGATGGTAATTTGGGCCGCGGGTGTAACAATGGCTTTGATGATTCGTGTCGCTTGGTCTTCAAGGGCCGTGCTGCAGCATTCGCAACTATGACGTGGTGTGCATTAATTTTAGCTTGGGAGGTTGTTGACATGAGAAGATCATTCTTCATGATGAATCCTGAAACTGAGACACCATATACGCAAGTGTTCAAAGATGTCTGGAGCAATCAATTTTTATTCTGGTCAATTGTTGGTGGCTTTTGTTCTGTGTTCCCGGTGGTTTACATCCCAGTGATTAACGACAAAGTATTCTTACATTACGATATCACTTATGAATGGGGATTCTCTCTTGGCTTCAGTTTGGCATTCTGGGCAGGTGCTGAATTGTACAAGTACGGCAAGAGACGTTATTTCGGAAGCAAAGACAGAGTCGAAAATCCAGAAAGTGATTTAGAAAAGAGATCTGTACAAGATCCATTCGAACAATATACTACTTCTTTCACTAGGATAAATACTTTTCACAACGACGAGAAAACTATTTGa
- a CDS encoding uncharacterized protein (similar to uniprot|P38731 Saccharomyces cerevisiae YHL040C ARN1 Transporter member of the ARN family of transporters that specifically recognize siderophore-iron chelates responsible for uptake of iron bound to ferrirubin ferrirhodin and related siderophores) translates to MDQSDMKVNMDRKIQSRSSSFDNNEDSFPNANKENLTFAEENHKQELLDEYGVPDKLRANRSLVIRKMEIMRKQYTSVFAICVFLFTAFLAGVGTDLNSQLRNNYTTYATNSYRSHSLLSTIGVVSSIISAGALTVYARLSDVFGRIRLYLSAMLFFVVGTIIQSQANNVQKYAAGTVFYSLGTAGIQVMMFIIMSDFSSLKWRLFFTFAPTWPNLFIPWITGSIVDRLDPVERWSWGIGMWAFIYPLSSVPFVAYLLLVRYKASKTEEWKMLSSEKTYYETHGIIQTLVQLFWKVDVVGLLLFVAFLGCILVPLTLAGGVSSQWSNGKILGPFILGFCLVPAFILWETKYARLPIAPFKMLKDRGIWSALIISMLAKTVYYLAAGYLLTILMVAVNQSRGMAAVIMNVWSVVGCGFSPFFSYFVVRVRRLKPFIIIGCGIWMVSMGLLYYYRSGEHSKGGIIGAMVLWGLGSTMITRTTVISSQSITAHENMATITAIMLAISRIGGGIGSAVSGAIWTQTLYAKLVETIGDPEIAKKVYQSPLSAIRVYAWGTPTRDAIVEAYRHVQRFEVLVAMILVIPLFIASLCLRDPELTDEVAHTDIKDGEFIAVDGNDAIANWFSNKWENIKLRRRSHSDE, encoded by the coding sequence ATGGATCAGTCTGATATGAAGGTTAATATGGACAGAAAGATCCAATCGAGATCTTCGTCATTTGACAATAATGAGGATTCTTTCCCCAATGCGAACAAGGAAAACTTAACATTTGCTGAAGAAAACCATAAGCAAGAGTTGCTAGATGAATATGGTGTACCAGATAAGTTGAGAGCGAATAGATCGCTGGTAATCAGAAAGATGGAAATTATGAGGAAACAATATACCTCTGTTTTCGCTATTTGTGTGTTTTTGTTCACAGCTTTCTTAGCCGGTGTTGGTACTGATTTGAATTCACAATTACGTAATAACTATACGACGTATGCAACCAACTCTTACCGTTCACACTCTTTATTATCAACTATTGGGGTTGTTAGTTCTATCATCAGTGCAGGTGCGTTGACTGTATATGCGAGATTGTCGGATGTGTTTGGCAGAATCAGATTGTACTTGAGTGCCATGTTGTTCTTCGTTGTAGGTACCATCATTCAGTCGCAGGCAAATAATGTTCAAAAATACGCCGCTGGTACTGTATTTTACAGTCTTGGAACAGCTGGTATCCAGGTGATGATGTTCATCATAATGTCAGATTTCTCGTCGTTGAAATGGAGGTTGTTTTTCACGTTCGCTCCAACTTGGCCAAATCTTTTCATACCTTGGATCACGGGATCAATTGTTGATCGTTTAGATCCAGTTGAAAGATGGTCGTGGGGTATTGGTATGTGGGCTTTCATTTACCCGCTGTCCTCTGTGCCATTTGTAGCTTACTTACTTCTCGTTAGATATAAGGCAAGTAAGACTGAGGAATGGAAAATGTTGTCCTCGGAGAAAACATACTACGAAACTCATGGAATCATTCAAACGTTAGTGCAGCTCTTTTGGAAGGTTGATGTTGTCGGGTTGTTGCTGTTTGTGGCGTTCCTTGGTTGTATTTTGGTTCCATTAACTTTGGCCGGAGGAGTGTCTTCACAATGGAGTAACGGTAAGATTCTTGGACCTTTCATTTTAGGCTTCTGTTTGGTTCCAGCGTTCATCCTTTGGGAAACCAAATATGCAAGGTTACCTATCGCTCCGTTCAAAATGTTAAAAGATCGTGGTATCTGGTCCGCCTTaattatttcaatgttGGCCAAGACGGTGTATTATTTGGCTGCTGGGTACTTATTGACCATTTTGATGGTGGCAGTAAATCAATCAAGAGGGATGGCGGCAGTTATCATGAACGTGTGGTCAGTTGTTGGTTGTGGGTTTTCTCCATTTTTCTCATATTTCGTTGTTAGGGTTCGTAGGCTCAAACCATTCATTATCATTGGTTGTGGTATTTGGATGGTCTCTATGGGTCTGTTATACTACTACAGAAGTGGAGAGCACTCTAAGGGCGGTATCATTGGAGCCATGGTTTTATGGGGTCTAGGTTCCACAATGATCACGAGAACTACTGTGATTAGTAGTCAATCTATCACAGCACATGAAAATATGGCAACAATTACTGCGATCATGTTGGCAATTTCGAGAATTGGTGGAGGTATTGGTTCTGCAGTTTCGGGTGCGATTTGGACGCAAACTTTATATGCCAAACTTGTTGAGACAATTGGAGACCCAGAAATTGCTAAGAAGGTTTACCAATCACCTCTTTCCGCGATTAGAGTTTATGCTTGGGGCACACCTACACGTGATGCCATTGTTGAGGCTTACAGACATGTTCAAAGATTCGAGGTTCTGGTTGCAATGATTCTGGTAATTCCTTTGTTTATTGCTTCCTTGTGCCTTCGTGATCCTGAATTGACCGATGAAGTTGCTCATACTGATATCAAAGATGGTGAATTCATTGCAGTTGACGGTAATGATGCTATTGCTAACTGGTTCAGCAATAAATGGGAAAATATTAAACTTAGACGTAGATCTCATTCCGATGAGTAG